A DNA window from Arachis duranensis cultivar V14167 chromosome 3, aradu.V14167.gnm2.J7QH, whole genome shotgun sequence contains the following coding sequences:
- the LOC107476702 gene encoding probable 1-acyl-sn-glycerol-3-phosphate acyltransferase 5 yields MAVLKSVGADFDEKHHALAPLRVLRGLICLLVLFSTAFVMLVFFGFNGAVIVRLFSMNYSRRATSFFFGAWLALWPFLFEKINKTKVVFSGDIVPSRERILLIANHRTEVDWMYLWDLALRKGCVGYIRYILKSSLMKLPVFGWAFHILEFIPVERKWEADESTLHRMLSTFKDPQDPLWLALFPEGTDFTEQKCIRSQKYAVEHGLPILKNVLLPKTKGFCTCLRELRGSLTAVYDVTIGYKYRCPTFLDNVFGVEPSEVHMHIRRFPLDCIPESEQEISMWLVDRFKVKDHLLANFQSQGQFPDQATELDLPTAKSFLNCITVIMVTGTCIYYTFSCVWFKLYVSLVCAYLIPATSFNIRPQPILSFLKTRSKCHP; encoded by the exons ATGGCAGTTCTTAAATCTGTAGGTGCAGATTTTGACGAAAAGCATCATGCTTTAGCTCCATTGAGGGTTTTAAGGGGCCTGATCTGTTTGTTGGTGCTGTTTTCAACAGCATTTGTAATGTTAGTCTTCTTTGGCTTCAATGGTGCTGTTATAGTTCGACTTTTTAGCATGAATTACAGCAGAAGAGcaacttcctttttctttggTGCATGGTTAGCTTTGTGGCCTTTTCTGTTTGAAAAGATCAACAAGACTAAAGTTGTGTTTTCTGGAGATATTGTTCCTTCTAGAGAAAGAATCTTGCTGATTGCAAATCATAGAACCGAGGTTGACTGGATGTATTTATGGGACCTTGCATTGCGGAAAGGATGTGTCGGATACATAAGATATATACTTAAGAGCAGCTTGATGAAACTTCCGGTTTTTGGTTGGGCATTTCACATATTAGAGTTCATTCCGGTGGAAAGGAAGTGGGAGGCTGATGAATCAACCTTGCACCGTATGCTTTCAACATTCAAGGATCCCCAAGATCCTCTTTGGCTTGCTCTTTTCCCGGAAGGCACCGATTTTAC TGAGCAGAAGTGTATTCGGAGTCAAAAGTATGCTGTGGAACATGGGTTACCGATTCTGAAAAATGTTTTACTTCCAAAGACAAAGGGCTTCTGCACCTGCTTGCGAGAGTTGAGAGGTTCTCTGACTGCAG TTTATGACGTGACCATTGGCTACAAATACCGCTGCCCAACTTTCTTGGACAATGTCTTTGGGGTGGAACCTTCAGAAGTTCATATGCACATCCGCCGATTTCCCCTTGATTGCATACCGGAATCTGAACAGGAAATTTCCATGTGGTTGGTAGATAGATTCAAAGTAAAGGACCATCTGCTTGCGAATTTTCAATCTCAAGGTCAGTTTCCTGATCAAGCAACCGAATTGGACTTGCCTACTGCAAAAAGCTTTCTGAATTGTATCACAGTTATTATGGTGACCGGCACATGCATATACTACACTTTCTCCTGTGTCTGGTTCAAACTCTATGTGTCTTTAGTCTGCGCTTATTTGATTCCGGCAACATCTTTCAATATTCGGCCTCAACCGATTCTCAGCTTTCTGAAGACGAGATCTAAATGTCACCCTTAG
- the LOC107476700 gene encoding probable NAD(P)H dehydrogenase (quinone) FQR1-like 2 has translation MGKGNGCIPSKSKKVPVPVSEPEKIQEPVSDVDERAIATTSTSREVAPPAREAKENLKVFIVFYSMYGHVESLARSMKKGVETIEGVEGVLYRVTETLPKEVLEAMQAPEKDDAVPLITAEKLVEADGLLFGFPTRFGSMAAQMKSFFDSTGQLWKEQKLAGVPAGFFVSTGTQGGGQETTAWTAITQLVHHGMLYVPIGYTFGAGMFGMDSIKGGTPYGAGTFAGDGSRQASETELAIAEYQGKHMATIVKKLADKD, from the exons ATGGGAAAAGGAAATGGTTGCATACCGAGCAAGTCCAAGAAGGTACCGGTGCCGGTTTCCGAACCGGAAAAGATCCAAGAACCGGTTAGCGACGTGGACGAGAGAGCGATCGCGACTACTAGTACGAGCCGAGAAGTGGCGCCACCGGCGAGAGAAGCAAAGGAGAATCTGAAAGTGTTCATTGTTTTTTACTCAATGTACGGTCACGTGGAATCACTGGCGAGATCGATGAAGAAAGGAGTTGAAACCATTGAAGGAGTTGAAGGAGTGTTGTACAGAGTGACGGAGACGCTTCCAAAGGAGGTTCTGGAAGCGATGCAGGCGCCGGAGAAGGATGACGCGGTGCCGCTGATAACGGCGGAGAAGCTGGTGGAGGCGGATGGGTTGCTGTTTGGGTTTCCGACTCGGTTTGGGAGCATGGCGGCGCAGATGAAAAGCTTCTTTGATTCCACGGGGCAGTTGTGGAAGGAGCAGAAGCTTGCCGGTGTTCCTGCCGGATTCTTTGTCAGCACCGGCACTCAGGGTGGCGGCCAAGAAACCACCGC TTGGACAGCAATAACACAGTTAGTCCACCATGGAATGCTCTATGTTCCAATTGGTTATACCTTTGGTGCTGGAATGTTTGGAATGGATTCCATCAAAGGAGGAACACCATATGGTGCTGGAACTTTTGCTGGTGATGGTTCAAGGCAAGCAAGTGAAACAGAGTTAGCCATTGCTGAGTATCAAGGCAAGCACATGGCCACAATTGTCAAGAAATTAGCCGACAAGGATTAG
- the LOC107476703 gene encoding UPF0496 protein At4g34320, whose amino-acid sequence MGSHMSKKIPETSSTVSISTDMHYRTELSSYEAACKLDADLQSFDNILQARTNQVINTLATGVEVRALSFDSLKQVTECLLEMNQEVVKVILDCKKDIWKSQELFELVEEYFENSLQTLDFCTALEKCLKRARDSQLLILVALQQFEEETESGDNRYTRTLQELKNFKAAGDPFTEEFFQIFQSVYKQQILMLEKLQFRKNKLDKKLRYIHSWRKVSCLIFVATFATVLICSVVAAAIAAPPVAAAVAAATSIPIGSMGKWIDSLWRNYENALKGQKEVISSMQAGTYVAIKDLDNIRILIDRLEIEIESLLHNVDFAIEEEAVKVAIVEIKKKLGVFMKNVEDLGVQADMCSRDIRRARTVVLQRIIKHPNN is encoded by the coding sequence ATGGGAAGCCATATGAGCAAGAAGATCCCTGAAACATCATCAACTGTTAGCATCAGTACCGATATGCACTATCGAACCGAATTGAGTTCCTATGAGGCTGCTTGCAAGCTTGATGCTGATTTGCAGTCATTCGACAACATCCTTCAAGCTCGAACGAATCAGGTCATCAATACTCTCGCAACTGGCGTTGAAGTTCGAGCTCTTTCGTTCGATTCGCTCAAACAAGTCACAGAATGTCTTCTGGAGATGAATCAGGAAGTTGTGAAGGTAATCTTGGACTGCAAGAAAGATATATGGAAGAGCCAAGAATTGTTTGAGCTTGTTGAGGAATACTTTGAGAATAGTTTGCAGACTTTGGATTTCTGCACTGCATTGGAGAAGTGTCTGAAGAGAGCAAGGGATAGCCAATTGCTTATCCTTGTGGCCCTTCAGCAGTTTGAGGAGGAAACAGAATCCGGGGATAACCGGTACACGAGGACTTTGCAGGAGCTGAAGAATTTCAAAGCAGCTGGTGACCCTTTCACTGAAGAATTCTTCCAAATCTTTCAATCTGTTTACAAGCAGCAGATACTAATGCTTGAGAAGTTGCAATTCAGGAAGAACAAGCTTGATAAGAAGCTGAGATACATCCATTCTTGGAGGAAGGTGTCTTGTCTGATATTTGTGGCTACATTTGCTACTGTCTTGATCTGCTCAGTTGTGGCAGCGGCCATCGCTGCTCCTCCGGTTGCAGCCGCAGTGGCTGCTGCTACCTCTATCCCAATTGGTTCAATGGGGAAGTGGATTGACTCCCTTTGGAGGAACTATGAGAATGCATTGAAAGGGCAGAAGGAAGTGATTAGCTCGATGCAGGCCGGTACCTATGTTGCTATAAAGGATTTGGACAACATCCGGATTCTCATTGACCGGCTTGAAATTGAGATCGAATCTCTATTGCACAATGTGGATTTTGCCATAGAAGAAGAAGCCGTGAAGGTTGCCATAGTGGAGATCAAGAAGAAGCTGGGAGTGTTCATGAAGAatgttgaagatttaggagttCAAGCCGATATGTGTAGCCGCGACATTAGGAGAGCAAGAACTGTGGTTCTGCAAAGAATCATAAAGCATCCAAACAACTGA
- the LOC107476701 gene encoding dolichyl-diphosphooligosaccharide--protein glycosyltransferase 48 kDa subunit, whose translation MSKKLIVLFLGLVPLLCTCFSPDTPSDRRVLVLLDDFAIKSSHSIFFNNLKSRGFDLDFKLADDPTISLQRYGQYLYDALILFSPTIERFGGSIDAAAILDFVDSGHDLIVAANGNASDLIREIATECGVDFDEDSSALVIDHSGYAVSATEGDHTLIASDDFIKSDVILGSEKIKAPVLFQGIGHSLNPSNSLVLKVLSASPSAYSANPKSKLTSPPSLTGTSMSLVSVVQARNNARILISGSLSMFSNRFFRSDVQKAGSPTKHDKSGNEQFVTELSKWVFHERGHLKAVNVKHHKVGEVDEPAIYRINDDLEYSVEIYEWSGKTWEPYVANDVQVQFYMMSPYVLKTLSTDNKGYYFTAFKVPDVYGVFQFKVEYERLGYTSLSLSKQIPVRPFRHNEYERFIPAAYPYYGAAFSMMAGFFIFTAVHLYHK comes from the exons ATGTCGAAGAAGCTCATCGTTCTTTTTCTGGGGCTTGTTCCTCTGTTATGCACCTGCTTCTCACCCGATACACCCTCGGATCGTCGCGTTCTGGTTTTGCTGGACGACTTCGCCATCAAATCCTCACACTCCATCTTCTTCAACAATCTCAAATCTCGCGGCTTCGATCTCGATTTCAAGCTCGCCGATGACCCCACTATCTCTCTCCAGCGTTACGGCCAGTACCTCTACGATGCCCTTATCCTCTTTTCCCCCACCATCGAAC GTTTTGGAGGATCAATTGATGCAGCTGCGATTTTGGATTTCGTTGATTCGGGCCATGATTTGATTGTTGCAGCTAACGGCAATGCTTCTGATTTGATCAGGGAAATTGCCACTGAGTGTGGGGTTGACTTTGATGAG GATTCTAGTGCATTGGTTATAGACCATTCAGGATATGCTGTCTCTGCTACCGAAGGGGACCATACACTGATTGCTAGCGATGATTTTATAAAGTCTGATGTGATTTTGGGAAGTGAGAAAATCAAG GCTCCAGTACTTTTCCAGGGGATTGGCCATTCATTAAACCCTTCCAATAGCCtg GTGTTGAAAGTTCTCTCGGCATCTCCTTCAGCTTATTCTGCCAACCCAAAGTCAAAGTTAACTAGTCCTCCTTCACTTACTGGAACCTCAATGTCATTAGTTTCAGTTGTACAG GCAAGAAATAATGCTCGGATATTGATATCTGGCTCATTGAGCATGTTCAGTAACCG tTTTTTCAGGTCTGATGTGCAGAAGGCTGGGAGTCCAACCAA ACATGACAAGTCAGGTAATGAGCAATTCGTGACTGAGCTTAGCAAATGGGTTTTCCACGAAAGGGGTCACCTCAAG GCGGTGAATGTGAAACACCACAAAGTTGGGGAAGTTGATGAACCAGCCATCTATAGGATCAATGATGATTTG GAATACTCTGTTGAAATTTATGAGTGGTCTGGCAAAACTTGGGAACCTTACGTAGCCAATGATGTTCAAGTTCAATTTTACATGATGAGCCCTTATGTCTTGAAGACTTTATCAACTGACAACAAG GGTTATTATTTCACAGCATTTAAGGTTCCAGATGTTTATGGGGTTTTTCAATTCAAAGTAGAGTATGAAAGACTTGGATATACAAGCTTGTCTTTATCCAAACAG ATCCCTGTCCGTCCCTTCAGACACAACGAATATGAGAGATTCATACCAGCAGCATATCCCTATTACGGAGCAGCATTTTCAATG ATGGCAGGTTTTTTCATCTTCACTGCTGTTCATCTATACCACAAGTAG